In Clostridium sp. DL-VIII, the following proteins share a genomic window:
- a CDS encoding alpha/beta fold hydrolase — MNKNIGCTGEVSIVENCDAKTYSTTFVLIHGAWHGAWCFDKLVPILRVGGAKVVTIDCPGHGDDNSTLAYQRTDTYVAKVIEIIDREPSKVILVGHSLGGTIISNVAEKRPQKIQSLVYLSAALLQDGQNFGDIRSHKTDWYSSQGFTVLSADKRCVTVKEDKAPFFYSGCSESDIEFAITKLGGEAIAALDGIVHITSKNYGSVPRYYIKTLQDLSVPLEMQDKMLDAMPVNKVYQLDTGHSSFFSDPQGVATILFDIAKQ, encoded by the coding sequence ATGAATAAAAATATAGGGTGTACTGGAGAGGTAAGCATAGTTGAAAATTGTGATGCTAAAACTTATAGCACGACATTTGTGCTAATTCATGGGGCATGGCACGGAGCTTGGTGCTTTGATAAACTAGTTCCAATTTTGCGAGTAGGTGGAGCAAAGGTTGTGACTATTGATTGTCCGGGACATGGGGATGATAATTCTACACTTGCATATCAAAGAACAGATACATATGTGGCTAAAGTTATTGAAATTATTGATAGGGAACCAAGTAAAGTCATTTTGGTTGGGCACAGTCTTGGTGGGACTATAATTTCAAACGTTGCTGAAAAAAGGCCACAAAAAATACAGAGTCTGGTTTATCTTTCAGCAGCTCTCTTGCAAGATGGACAGAATTTTGGGGATATACGTTCACATAAAACTGATTGGTACAGCTCACAAGGGTTTACAGTATTATCGGCAGACAAAAGATGTGTCACTGTTAAAGAAGATAAGGCTCCATTTTTCTATAGTGGTTGCTCAGAAAGCGATATAGAATTTGCAATTACAAAGCTGGGTGGAGAGGCAATTGCAGCACTAGATGGCATAGTACATATTACATCTAAAAATTATGGAAGTGTTCCACGATATTATATTAAAACTCTTCAGGATTTATCAGTGCCATTAGAAATGCAAGATAAAATGCTTGATGCAATGCCAGTAAATAAAGTGTATCAATTAGATACAGGGCACTCTTCGTTTTTTTCTGATCCGCAGGGGGTAGCAACGATATTATTTGATATTGCTAAGCAGTAG